A genome region from Fusarium musae strain F31 chromosome 5, whole genome shotgun sequence includes the following:
- a CDS encoding hypothetical protein (EggNog:ENOG41~antiSMASH:Cluster_5.3) — protein sequence MSQYAATARTVSRAPLAGKAFSPALPTLGRAALPYQSKWKRTAPVPLSGENFLDVLFNRTPVIKQSGFLGHEECFAHEKALSHRIAPYRYYTGPLLQRVGCAQFEYQAQAAADFENRKNEKEEYFKVAQSLSGLHQEVADQTGVNAWEKVIGTLRALLPDYEIVRASEGPGKTYFSGNFRALNDSTCLHCDWTPYDAATEDWIINQVTHQAVFNLYMAPVKGGRTWVHDVEWSEECLNFRDPDTYGYRDEIIHGRQNVVVKPEVGDLWFFNSRNMHQVEKVEPEPCPELGLPYRPRLCLSSFIGLLPEHKTGGRPRLILWS from the exons ATGTCCCAATACGCCGCCACAGCAAGGACCGTCTCACGAGCCCCTCTTGCAGGAAAGGCCTTTTCCCCCGCCCTCCCAACTCTGGGTAGAGCAGCACTCCCATACCAATCCAAGTGGAAGCGAACAGCACCTGTGCCGCTTTCGGGGGAAAACTTCCTTGATGTTCTGTTTAACCGGACGCCTGTCATCAAGCAGTCTGGCTTTCTTGGCCATGAGGAGTGCTTTGCTCATGAGAAGGCGTTGAGTCATAGGATCGCGCCGTATAGGTATTATACTGGACCTCTTTTGCAGAGGGTTGGGTGTGCGCAGTTCGAGTATCAGGCGCAAGCTGCCGCTGACTTTGAGAACCGTAAGAATG AGAAGGAGGAATACTTCAAGGTCGCACAGTCTCTGAGTGGGCTTCACCAAGAAGTTGCTGATCAGACAGGAGTCAATGCTTGGGAGAAGGTCATTGGAACTCTTCGGGCATTGCTACCCGACTATGAGATTGTTCGTGCTTCAGAAGGGCCGGGCAAGACATACTTCTCAGGCAACTTCCGTGCTCTGAACGATTCTACCTGTCTTCACTGCGACTGGACACCGTATGATGCTGCTACTGAGGACTGGATCATCAATCAG GTCACCCACCAGGCCGTTTTCAACCTGTACATGGCGCCTGTGAAGGGTGGCAGGACTTGGGTTCATGACGTTGAGTGGAGTGAGGAGTGCCTCAACTTTCGAGATCCCGACACGTATGGCTATCGTGATGAGATCATTCACGGCCGTCAGAATGTCGTAGTCAAGCCGGAGGTTGGTGACCTATGGTTCTTCAACTCAAGGAACATGCACcaggttgagaaggttgaACCAGAGCCTTGCCCCGAGCTTGGGCTACCGTACAGACCACGACTATGTCTCAGCAGCTTCATTGGACTTCTACCCGAGCACAAGACTGGAGGCCGTCCTCGATTGATATTGTGGTCGTGA
- a CDS encoding hypothetical protein (EggNog:ENOG41~antiSMASH:Cluster_5.3) translates to MQTEQLTQVHVGNGDGNVQPISPQNFDVACFSREEARFQEKLLKLCPANHWHKASYTAGCPRPVLVGQHHQQQLKDLHEALTAAITDVVQRWWSDRDARFPERMPLEAKEEELLQWIEGQVTIGNLPQFSQCRGSWRPDFLVEDNGEREENYCITEINARFSFNGFMHEAYGQSATNDSLGSAETVLIPATDPDTILEGLFDLFDPEYPLHLLKGAEKGIDIHMFIDAVEHRCGVKPRLIVPADLRLFPDSRSKSGFRLCRAIHDRDGQVPNTWRFLAPHGEVYEEIQQVGLELHQRELLALEPEMLRQISLRCFNDMRTILLVHDKRMLGIVRQEIPQLAARGVITAAQAEALRLGVVETLLPGSEELKGLLQVSLVSPDLRHGYILKPIRSGKGNGIIFGDDVTAPEWISLLQALATPGEISTDLCVVQRLITPRKYNLVLRASMGVVRYPLVGTYHVANGKLLGLGTWRASGGRIVAVSSGGSWICSVMKGGEDFQDE, encoded by the exons ATGCAAACTGAACAGCTCACACAAGTACACGTCGGGAACGGTGATGGAAACGTTCAGCCCATTTCGCCACAAAACTTTGATGTGGCCTGCTTCTCTCGTGAGGAAGCTCGGTTCCAGGAAAAGCTGCTGAAGCTTTGCCCTGCGAACCACTGGCACAAGGCTTCTTACACGGCAGGATGTCCGCGACCTGTGCTAGTGGGCCAacatcaccagcagcagctgaaAGATCTCCACGAAGCTTTGACAGCGGCCATCACGGATGTTGTGCAACGATGGTGGAGTGACAGAGACGCACGGTTCCCAGAACGTATGCCACTGGAggcgaaggaggaggagcttctGCAA TGGATCGAGGGCCAAGTCACTATCGGGAACCTGCCGCAGTTCTCGCAGTGTCGGGGATCATGGCGTCCAGACTTTCTCGTGGAGGACAACGGCGAACGCGAAGAGAACTACTGTATCACAGAAATCAATGCGCGTTTCTCCTTTAACGGATTTATGCACGAGGCTTATGGCCAGTCGGCAACCAACGACAGCCTAGGGAGCGCGGAGACGGTGCTGATCCCCGCAACTGACCCGGACACT ATCCTTGAAGGACTATTCGACTTGTTCGATCCCGAGTATCCACTCCATCTCCTGAAAGGCGCCGAAAAAGGGATTGACATCCACATGTTCATCGATGCCGTCGAACATCGTTGCGGCGTAAAGCCACGACTCATCGTCCCCGCAGATCTTAGGCTATTCCCCGATTCGCGCAGCAAAAGCGGGTTCCGGCTATGCCGTGCCATACACGATCGCGACGGCCAAGTCCCTAATACCTGGAGATTTCTAGCTCCACATGGCGAGGTGTACGAAGAGATACAGCAGGTTGGCCTCGAGTTACATCAACGGGAACTTCTTGCCCTAGAGCCGGAAATGCTGCGTCAGATCAGCCTGCGGTGTTTCAATGACATGCGAACTATACTTCTCGTACATGACAAGAGGATGCTGGGCATAGTGAGACAGGAAATCCCGCAGTTAGCAGCCCGCGGCGTGATCACGGCAGCCCAAGCTGAAGCGTTACGTCTCGGTGTCGTTGAGACACTACTTCCTGGCTCAGAGGAGCTGAAAGGTCTGCTACAAGTTTCCCTTGTTTCTCCCGATCTAAGACACGGCTACATCCTCAAGCCGATTCGCAGTGGCAAAGGAAATGGCATCATTTTCGGAGACGATGTCACGGCACCCGAATGGATATCCCTCCTTCAAGCTCTCGCGACGCCCGGCGAAATTTCGACAGATTTGTGCGTAGTACAGAGGCTGATCACTCCTCGTAAGTACAATCTGGTGCTGCGTGCTTCAATGGGAGTGGTCCGATATCCTCTGGTGGGTACGTATCATGTTGCAAACGGGAAGCTGCTAGGTCTCGGAACTTGGCGAGCGAGCGGAGGCCGAATTGTTGCTGTATCATCTGGGGGATCTTGGATTTGTTCAGTTATGAAAGGTGGAGAAGATTTTCAGGATGAATGA
- a CDS encoding hypothetical protein (SMCOG1005:Drug resistance transporter, EmrB/QacA~antiSMASH:Cluster_5.3), producing MKFLKRNKPPKEDEHHVVHDARATAEEEAAIDYPHGMKLALIMTSAYLSMFLVALDRLIVSTAIPKITDEFRAVADVGWYASAYFMTTCAFQLMFGRLYTFFSVKLIFLISILIFEVGSAVCGAAPSSTALIVGRAIAGVGSAGIYAGAVIVTVYCIPLEKRTPYQAVVAAIFGVTSVLGPLLGGAFTDSSATWRWCFYINLPIGAVAAALLAFLLQVPDRATARLPLKEKLLRLDGPGCVMLLGGIISLLTALRWGGTKYPWSNGRIIALFVVTGVCLIAFVVIQILFPNHATVPPHIFTQRSITASSFSMFCTGATMMTTLYYLPIWFQAIKGVSAVQSGIRLLPTVVAQVIASFVSAGGVQTIGQYMPFMLVGNAIMCVGTGLLTLLKVHTSSGEWIGYQIPYGFGLGITLQIPLIASQTVLPLEDVPTGTSVLIFCQLLGGAIFVSVGQNLFTNELVKRISAIPGVDVFNLQQEGATRILDGLSETTKRLVLVAYNASLRQAFLCGLILSCIGYLGAVCMEWRSIKQNKPKEEALGTESTETKETTGGPIAENANTNGNSRT from the exons ATGAAGTTCCTGAAACGAAACAAGCCTCCAAAGGAGGACGAACATCATGTTGTCCATGATGCGAGGGCTACtgcggaggaagaggctgccATTGACTACCCTCACGGCATGAAGCTTGCTCTTATCATGACCTCTGCTTATCTGAGCATGTTTTTGGTTGCCCTG GACCGATTAATCGTCTCGACCGCCATTCCAAAAATCACAGACGAATTTCGGGCCGTCGCCGATGTTGGCTGGTATGCATCCGCATACTTCATGACAACATGCGCATTTCAGCTCATGTTCGGCCGACTATACACATTCTTCAGCGTCAAGCTCAtctttctcatcagcatcttgatcttTGAAGTTGGCTCAGCTGTCTGTGGTGCCGCGCCATCTTCCACTGCGCTCATCGTCGGCCGCGCAATTGCTGGTGTTGGAAGTGCCGGGATCTATGCTGGTGCAGTTATCGTCACGGTGTACTGCATCCCACTTGAGAAGAGAACTCCCTACCAAGCTGTTGTCGCTGCGATCTTTGGTGTCACCAGCGTATTAGGTCCCCTACTTGGAGGTGCATTCACAGATTCTTCCGCGACGTGGAGATGGTGCT TCTACATCAACCTACCCATCGGAGCTGTCGCTGCCGCGCTCCTCGCATTTTTACTTCAAGTCCCCGATCGCGCAACTGCTCGCCTTCCCCTCAAAGAAAAGCTCCTTCGCCTTGATGGCCCAGGATGCGTTATGCTTCTCGGTGGCATCATTAGTCTTCTCACTGCTCTTCGATGGGGCGGCACAAAGTACCCCTGGTCCAACGGTCGCATCATCGCACTCTTTGTTGTTACCGGCGTCTGCCTCATCGCTTTTGTCGTGATTCAGATTCTGTTTCCGAACCATGCAACTGTCCCGCCGCACATCTTTACTCAACGCAGTATCACAGCCTCATCCTTTTCCATGTTCTGCACCGGAGCTACTATGATGACAACGCTGTACTACCTTCCCATCTGGTTCCAAGCTATCAAGGGCGTCAGCGCAGTTCAGTCAGGTATTCGCCTTCTGCCTACTGTCGTGGCTCAAGTAATTGCGTCATTCGTCAGCGCTGGCGGTGTACAAACTATTGGGCAGTACATGCCCTTCATGCTTGTCGGCAATGCCATTATGTGTGTCGGTACAGGGCTTCTCACTTTACTCAAAGTTCATACGAGCAGTGGAGAGTGGATTGGCTACCAGATACCATATGGCTTCGGCTTAGGTATCACTCTTCAAATCCCTCTGATTGCATCACAGACTGTACTGCCCTTGGAAGACGTACCAACAGGTACTTCAGTCCTGATCTTCTGTCAACTACTGGGAGGTGCCATCTTTGTCAGCGTTGGACAGAACCTCTTCACAAATGAACTGGTGAAAAGGATCAGTGCCATTCCTGGCGTTGATGTATtcaatcttcaacaagaGGGAGCTACCAGAATTCTGGATGGCCTGAGTGAAACTACAAAACGTCTTGTTCTTGTAGCTTACAACGCTTCTTTACGGCAAGCTTTCCTTTGTGGACTCATTCTCTCTTGTATCGGCTATCTAGGCGCTGTTTGTATGGAGTGGAGGAGCATCAAGCAGAACAAgcccaaagaagaagcactgGGGACTGAGAGCACAGAGACCAAAGAGACAACAGGGGGCCCAATTGCCGAGAACGCGAACACGAATGGCAACAGTAGAACATAA
- a CDS encoding hypothetical protein (SMCOG1034:cytochrome P450~antiSMASH:Cluster_5.3), with protein MANSTGFMADLPGLFTDIPGFVADIPSRVDFTSIPVILASTVAVLAFTSFIKYVAERQQEKAMGFGHVPTLWQWDPFYGVDAFIAMLLALKNNRYVPWLDSLHAKMPKTFALTFLGGRQIWTIEPENLKTVANNLADFQVGPIRYNSKAGQPFAEKGIVGADGKDWEFARALVKPFFMREWYANTERMEPFAERFFAGIPADGETFDMFPHLRTWSLNLNLQFLFGDYSDIVTEEETNKTTDAFITGLAYARIRLLLHRVLWLFPWKTWYKVVGTIHSYVNKHIAKARAELKEREERISKGLPVGPERRDVCWHMVRELPNDDEVRSHLCLLFVPNNETTLIFLSNVMWNLARQPEIWERLRQEVKGKELNFNSLRSMKLLQNVLTEAHRITPVGLFIARAAVRDTTLPRGGGPKGDQPVRVRKGNIVQINKAVMYKDPDYWGDDALEFNPDRFNKMRPGLSLTPYNTGPRRCPGEMMTMNECGYMVARMAQTYKRLDCRDPTPFVGVFRIGQLNKNGCQVAVYRE; from the coding sequence ATGGCAAACTCTACAGGCTTTATGGCCGATTTACCTGGCCTTTTCACAGATATTCCAGGCTTTGTTGCTGATATCCCTTCTCGGGTTGACTTCACCTCTATACCCGTTATCTTAGCCTCCACTGTCGCAGTCCTTGCCTTCACATCCTTCATCAAATATGTCGCTGAGAGACAGCAAGAAAAGGCAATGGGCTTCGGCCACGTCCCAACTCTCTGGCAGTGGGATCCATTCTATGGCGTTGACGCCTTCATTGCTATGCTTCTggctctcaagaacaaccGCTACGTCCCATGGCTTGACAGCTTGCACGCCAAGATGCCCAAGACTTTTGCTCTGACCTTCCTTGGTGGACGTCAGATCTGGACTATTGAGCCTGAGAACCTCAAGACTGTGGCCAACAATCTTGCGGATTTTCAAGTTGGTCCAATTCGCTACAACAGCAAAGCTGGACAGCCCTTCGCTGAGAAGGGTATTGTCGGTGCTGATGGCAAAGACTGGGAATTTGCCCGCGCGCTTGTCAAGCCATTCTTTATGCGAGAGTGGTATGCCAATACAGAGCGCATGGAGCCGTTTGCCGAGAGATTCTTTGCGGGTATTCCTGCTGATGGCGAGACGTTTGATATGTTTCCCCATCTGCGAACCTGGTCATTAAACCTCAATCTCCAGTTCCTCTTTGGTGATTATTCTGATATTGTCACTGAGGAAGAGACTAACAAGACCACTGATGCTTTCATCACTGGCCTGGCCTATGCACGAATTCGTCTTCTCTTGCACCGTGTTCTCTGGCTCTTCCCGTGGAAGACATGGTACAAGGTTGTCGGTACAATTCACAGTTATGTCAACAAGCATATTGCCAAGGCCCGTGCTGAACTCAAAGAGCGTGAGGAGCGCATTAGCAAGGGTCTTCCTGTTGGGCCGGAGAGACGGGATGTCTGCTGGCACATGGTTCGGGAGTTACCGAATGACGATGAAGTCAGATCTCATCTCTGCTTGCTTTTTGTACCCAACAATGAGACCACTTTGATTTTCCTGTCCAATGTGATGTGGAATCTGGCCAGGCAGCCTGAGATTTGGGAAAGACTTCGTCAAGAAGTGAAAGGCAAAGAGTTGAACTTCAACAGCCTTCGCAGCATGAAGCTTCTACAGAATGTTCTCACAGAAGCTCATCGCATCACCCCTGTCGGCCTCTTCATCGCCCGCGCCGCAGTTCGCGACACGACCCTCCCGCGAGGCGGCGGTCCAAAAGGCGACCAGCCCGTGCGCGTACGCAAGGGTAACATTGTGCAGATCAACAAGGCAGTCATGTACAAAGACCCAGACTACTGGGGTGATGACGCCTTGGAGTTCAACCCGGACCGCTTTAATAAGATGCGTCCGGGACTGAGTCTTACACCGTACAACACAGGGCCAAGACGATGTCCTGgtgagatgatgacgatgaatgAATGTGGATACATGGTTGCTCGCATGGCGCAGACGTACAAGAGGTTGGATTGCAGAGACCCCACGCCGTTTGTGGGTGTTTTCCGTATTGGGCAGTTGAATAAGAATGGATGTCAGGTTGCTGTATACAGAGAGTAG
- a CDS encoding hypothetical protein (EggNog:ENOG41), which translates to MFSSGFLLPALLWLAQEASSHPACKPGMNSNAMMGKAIYVLTNEEANGVLAIPIGQDGTLSKGKVTMTGGAGSVAVDADGKPATPDALISQSALTIAGNNIFAVNAGSNTLSMLRVSRSDPTKLQMVGKPVQIPGEFPNTVAASAKNGVVCVGSTGAKAGVSCSSFSRQGLGAMDELRPIDLGQTTPPVGPTNTLSQVLFSEDESMLFTMVKGDPAVNNTGFISVANVEMNNGVAAVSKQDARSSPEGTAVLFGSQVIPGTSKVFATDASFGAAILDVDPNSCEATTAAKGAVEGQTATCWVAISPATKSAFVTDVGRNRVVEMSLEDASVVSELDLTCNGDPGLIDLAASGNFLYALSPGNGTTQAAVTVLDVSGGSGSAKMVQHFELVGMASNTAMGMKVM; encoded by the exons ATGTTCTCTTCAGGATTCCTTCTCCCAGCTTTACTCTGGCTCGCACAAGAAGCTAGCAGCCACCCAGCATGCAAGCCCGGAATGAACAGCAATGCTATGATGGGCAAGGCGATCTATGTTCTCACCAACGAGGAAGCGAACGGGGTTCTCGCTATCCCAATTGGTCAGGACGGTACACTGTCAAAGGGCAAAGTCACCATGACTGGAGGTGCAGGCTCTGtagctgttgatgctgatggcaAGCCCGCTACACCCGATGCCTTGATCAGCCAGTCTGCTTTGACAATCGCAGGCAAC AACATCTTCGCTGTCAACGCTGGCTCCAACACTCTCAGCATGCTTAGAGTCTCACGATCCGATCCCACGAAACTACAGATGGTCGGCAAGCCAGTCCAAATCCCCGGCGAGTTCCCCAACACTGTCGCTGCTTCCGCCAAGAATGGAGTTGTGTGTGTTGGTTCAACTGGTGCTAAGGCCGGTGTTTCTTGCAGCAGCTTCTCGCGACAAGGACTCGGTGCCATGGACGAACTGCGACCAATTGACCTCGGTCAAACAACACCTCCTGTCGGGCCTACAAACACGCTTTCACAAGTACTCTTCTCAGAGGATGAGTCTATGCTGTTCACTATGGTCAAGGGTGACCCTGCTGTGAACAACACTGGCTTTATCTCCGTCGCGAATGTTGAGATGAACAACGGAGTCGCGGCTGTGAGCAAGCAGGATGCTCGTAGTTCACCTGAAGGAACAGCTGTTCTCTTTGGCTCACAGGTCATCCCCGGAACATCAAAGGTTTTCGCCACAGATGCCTCCTTCGGCGCAGCCATTCTCGATGTCGATCCCAACAGCTGCGAAGCCACCACCGCGGCCAAGGGCGCAGTAGAAGGCCAAACGGCCACCTGCTGGGTCGCCATCTCCCCCGCTACCAAGTCTGCTTTCGTCACAGATGTCGGACGCAATCGAGTCGTCGAGATGAGCCTTGAGGATGCGAGCGTTGTATctgagcttgacttgacttgcaACGGTGATCCTGGCCTGATCGACCTGGCTGCTTCTGGCAACTTCCTTTATGCTCTTTCACCAGGTAATGGTACTACTCAGGCTGCTGTCACGGTTCTCGATGTCTCCGGTGGATCTGGATCGGCGAAGATGGTCCAGCATTTTGAGTTGGTTGGTATGGCCAGCAACACTGCCATGGGAATGAAGGTCATGTAA
- a CDS encoding hypothetical protein (EggNog:ENOG41), with protein MSTPPAAATSPKSEKSPAKNTGKSPSKSPSKSPPQHAQVNVGDTGILEPTHWQQLAEEENAGDDAHSLSEESLASSTDSVSSSIFEYRKLHGRTYHREIGSSQYCEIEDCTQEWTFAPDSADYIHIRWLIGSIPDWYKFFREAYKTCKPGGWVESFEPSGIITSDDDTVKESSALGQWGKLFIEGAKKLGVSFSVYEEELQRKAMEAAGFVDIQQFEYKTPIGGWPKDPALKELGQFGKLAFLADPEGFVLFVANTIGWTESEIHVFLAHARREIHSGKHHPYYKQRVVWGRKPEE; from the exons ATGTCGACACCGCCGGCGGCTGCGACAAGCCCGAAGAGTGAAAAGAGCCCTGCCAAGAATACTGGCAAAAGTCCCTCAAAGAGCCCCTCAAAAAGCCCCCCTCAACATGCACAGGTGAATGTTGGGGATACCGGCATTCTGGAACCTACGCATTGGCAGCAGCTTGCCGAG GAGGAGAACGCAGGCGACGATGCTCATTCGCTGAGCGAAGAAAGTCTGGCGTCCTCAACAGATTCAGTGAGCTCTAGTATTTTTGAATACCGCAAGCTTCATGGGAGGACGTATCATCGGGAAATTGGCAGTTCACAGTACTG TGAAATCGAAGACTGTACTCAAGAGTGGACATTTGCGCCCGACTCAGCTGACTACATCCACATCCGCTGGCTCATCGGCAGTATCCCCGATTGGTACAAGTTCTTCCGCGAGGCCTACAAGACCTGCAAGCCTGGCGGTTGGGTCGAGAGTTTTGAACCTTCGGGTATCATCACCAGCGATGATGACACCGTGAAGGAGAGTTCTGCACTGGGCCAGTGGGGTAAGCTGTTCATCGAGGGAGCCAAGAAGCTAGGTGTGAGCTTTAGCGtgtatgaagaagagctgcaGCGTAAAGCCATGGAAGCTGCTGGCTTTGTTGATATCCAGCAATTTGAGTACAAG ACTCCAATTGGTGGCTGGCCCAAAGACCCAGCGCTGAAAGAGCTCGGTCAGTTCGGCAAGCTTGCTTTCCTTGCTGATCCTGAAGGTTTTGTGCTTTTTGTAGCTAACACGATCGGTTGGACGGAGTCGGAAATTCATGTTTTCCTGGCGCATGCTCGGAGGGAGATTCACTCGGGTAAACACCATCCTTACTACAAGCAGCGAGTTGTTTGGGGCCGTAAGCCGGAAGAGTAA
- a CDS encoding hypothetical protein (EggNog:ENOG41): MDRKSDIEDQVKHDVEHIDHLTPQDFTRNANAKIRNPLAGISRADLRTQVNAFCEDYDFQDKIDVFYRGALAAQNLTSYENIEELTDEDKRVLQREVTHKWHLPRTLYYGIALCSLGSAVQGRDNTGANGANLSFPQEFGIEHRTTLIGVINSGPTLFGLLSAWAADPINNRIGRRGAIFLTGLFCIFPVLAQAFTQNWWGLLICRLFMGLGMGIKISTIPVYSAEIAPASIRGGIVTSFQLWVAFGIFVGFCSNLIWYRIGDLAWRFQLAAAFVPAIPVVIFVWFCPESPRWLIKKGRYQDSFKVFRRIRNTEMLAARDLYYAHRQILEEKDAFGGKTLARRMWELISVPRLRRATVASSWIVISQQFSGINIMAFYSSTIFAAANYSTRDCLLASMGYGLVMFIFAFPAVYMVDTFGRRNLLLVTFPNMAWCLLAAGFSFQIGKDSSARVPLIAFFIYLFTAMYGPGIGPLPSIYFSEAFPLSHREIGSAFTICVNNAVGSALTLTFPSLLDRLGPTGAFGFYAGLNVVAFIVNS, from the exons ATGGACCGCAAGTCTGATATTGAAGATCAGGTCAAGCATGATGTTGAACACATCGACCATCTCACGCCACAAGACTTTACTCGAAATGCCAATGCCAA AATTCGTAATCCTCTCGCTGGCATATCTCGAGCTGACCTGAGAACGCAAGTCAATGCCTTCTGCGAAGACTACGACTTCCAGGACAAAATAGACGTCTTCTACCGGGGTGCACTCGCAGCTCAAAACCTTACTAGTTACGAGAATATCGAAGAGCTTACTGACGAGGACAAACGCGTGCTGCAAAGGGAAGTGACTCATAAGTGGCATCTTCCTCGTACTCTCTACTACGGCATTGCTCTTTGCTCTCTTGGATCTGCCGTTCAAGGCCGGGACAACACTGGGGCAAACGGAGCTAACCTATCGTTCCCGCAAGAATTCGGCATTGAGCATAGAACCACTCTTATTGGTGTCATCAACTCTGGGCCCACGCTCTTCGGTCTGTTGAGTGCTTGGGCAGCTGATCCTATCAACAACCGCATTGGCCGTCGAGGCGCCATTTTCTTGACCGGCCTCTTCTGTATCTTTCCGGTACTTGCTCAAGCGTTTACCCAGAACTGGTGGGGACTCTTGATCTGTCGTCTTTTTATGGGCTTGGGAATGGGTATCAAGATCTCAACCATTCCCGTTTACTCCGCCGAGATTGCCCCAGCTTCCATCAGAGGCGGCATTGTCACCAGCTTTCAGCTATGGGTTGCTTTCGGCATTTTTGTAGGATTCTGCTCGAACCTCATCTGGTATCGTATCGGAGACCTTGCTTGGCGGTTCCAGCTTGCAGCTGCGTTTGTCCCAGCTATTCCGGTAGTTATCTTTGTTTGGTTCTGCCCTG AATCCCCTCGGTGGCTTATCAAGAAGGGCCGTTACCAAGACTCTTTCAAAGTGTTCCGCCGTATCCGCAACACAGAGATGCTAGCAGCCCGAGACTTGTACTATGCTCATCGACAGATCCTTGAAGAGAAAGATGCCTTTGGTGGGAAGACCCTCGCACGTCGTATGTGGGAACTCATCAGCGTCCCTCGCCTCCGCCGAGCTACAGTGGCGTCGTCATGGATCGTCATCTCGCAGCAATTTTCCGGAATCAACATCATGGCATTTTACTCGTCCACCAtctttgctgctgccaacTACTCCACAAGGGACTGTCTTCTTGCTTCTATGGGATATGGTCTTGTCATGTTTATTTTTGCCTTCCCTGCTGTTTATATGGTTGACACCTTTGGCCGCCGAAATCTGCTACTAGTTACCTTCCCCAACATGGCATGGTGTTTGCTGGCGGCAGGGTTCAGTTTTCAGATTGGCAAAGACTCTAGTGCCAGAGTTCCGCTTATCGCTTTCTTCATTTACCTCTTCACTGCCATGTATGGACCTG GCATTGGACCGCTACCTTCTATATATTTCTCCGAAGCCTTTCCACTGTCGCATAGAGAGATTGGCTCCGCCTTCACCATCTGTGTCAACAACGCGGTTGGCAGTGCATTGACCTTAACATTCCCGTCCCTTCTTGATCGTCTTGGGCCGACCGGGGCTTTCGGCTTCTACGCAGGCCTCAACGTTGTAGCCTTTATCGTGAATTCCTGA
- a CDS encoding hypothetical protein (EggNog:ENOG41) — MQFSGDYDYGWWNENPITIPNLSTLLIANLKTEKDVSGKLPKRLSGFKKRFKRLPQELKNLVCSFLHQHQLRLKCTYIMPQSTWKQMFFQVPFLWDLDIKEIHDKTSVGDLGAQNWDWEKITRQVVAPLY, encoded by the exons ATGCAATTCTCTGGAGACTATGACTATGGCTGG TGGAATGAGAACCCGATCACGATTCCGAACCTAAGCACGCTTCTGATCGCAAACCTGAAGACCGAGAAAGACGTTTCTGGCAAATTGCCGAAAAGACTCAGTGGCTTCAAGAAGCGCTTTAAGCGTCTCCCGCAAGAATTAAAGAACCTTGTTTGCTCATTcctccatcaacatcagctcCGGCTGAAGTGCACTTATATCATGCCCCAGTCAACATGGAAGCAGATGTTCTTCCAGGTCCCTTTCCTTTGGGACCTTGATATCAAAGAGATTCACGATAAGACTAGTGTAGGAGACTTGGGCGCCCAAAACTGGGATTGGGAGAAGATTACAAGACAGGTCGTGGCCCcattatattaa
- a CDS encoding hypothetical protein (EggNog:ENOG41), protein MTVPTTFKSKVAITHITTATAIVDIDGVKFITDPIFDEAPQSHDGSQAIGLKPGEFFLTMQEGPAISIRQLPIIDCVLLSHEDHVDNLDETGRQLLIGRRVITTPDGAKNLSEYPGTYAITPWQTLKLRLEGEEWSITGVPCVHVPGGEVTGFLLHKESFGYSPDGRPNVVYFTGDTVFMEDEFMKLREKYHVVIALTNLGQAMLPSPKSPSGFVQITMGGEDAVKMMEVLEADVLVPMHFESWTHFTQDGTALEEIFTSGGLGNKVIWLSSGKEVNVI, encoded by the coding sequence ATGACGGTTCCTACGACCTTCAAGAGCAAAGTTGCCATCACTCACATCACTACCGCAACTGCGATCGTTGATATCGATGGCGTCAAGTTCATCACTGATCCCATCTTTGACGAAGCTCCTCAGAGCCATGACGGGTCACAGGCGATTGGCTTGAAGCCAGGCGAATTCTTCCTCACCATGCAAGAAGGCCCCGCTATATCAATCCGGCAACTCCCCATCATTGACTGCGTGTTGCTCAGCCATGAAGACCACGTTGATAACCTGGATGAGACAGGCCGTCAACTCCTCATCGGCCGCAGAGTCATTACTACGCCCGATGGTGCAAAGAACCTGTCTGAGTATCCTGGAACCTACGCTATTACACCATGGCAAACCTTGAAGCTCCGCCTTGAAGGCGAGGAATGGAGCATTACTGGTGTTCCTTGCGTCCATGTTCCAGGCGGCGAAGTAACCGGCTTTCTTTTACACAAGGAATCCTTCGGTTACAGCCCAGATGGACGCCCAAATGTAGTTTATTTCACCGGAGATACAGTATTTATGGAGGATGAGTTCATGAAGCTTCGTGAGAAGTATCATGTCGTGATTGCACTCACGAATCTCGGGCAGGCGATGCTACCTAGTCCGAAGAGCCCTAGTGGGTTCGTGCAGATCACGATGGGCGGCGAGGATgctgtgaagatgatggaggtgCTGGAGGCTGATGTGCTAGTGCCTATGCATTTTGAGTCGTGGACGCACTTTACGCAGGATGGTACGGCGTTGGAAGAGATCTTCACTTCCGGAGGCTTGGGGAATAAGGTCATATGGTTATCTTCAGGCAAAGAAGTCAACGTGATCTAG